The Pempheris klunzingeri isolate RE-2024b chromosome 1, fPemKlu1.hap1, whole genome shotgun sequence genome includes a region encoding these proteins:
- the LOC139199092 gene encoding lactadherin-like isoform X1 — MKRPGNVIPAIVTTFTLLLCLYSVRGNYCEVNLCHNGGTCVTGVGEDPFICICTDGFGGDTCNLTETGPCNPNPCKNDGSCEIIAPTRRGDVFNEYICKCQPGFEGAHCQINVNDCADQPCKNGGKCRDLDGDYTCQCPSPYVGKQCQLRCISLLGMEGGSIVESQITASSVHYGVLGLQRWGPELARLNNQGIVNAWTSATHDRNPWIEIDMQKKMRLTGIITQGASRMGTAEYIKAFKVASSFDGDAYTTYRVEGQRRDRVFVGNTDNDSTKTNLFDPPIVAQYIRIIPVVCRRACTLRMELVGCELNVYSNTAGCSEALGMKSRLISDGQLSASSSFRTWGIDTFTWYPQFARLDKQGKTNAWSPAHNNRSEWIQVDLEKTKRLTGIITQGAKDFGVVQFVSVFKVAYSNDGDTWSVVKEESTGNDKLFQGNTDNNIHKKNLFEPPFYARYVRVIPWEWHERITLRMELLGCDD, encoded by the exons ATGAAACGTCCCGGAAATGTAATACCAGCGATTGTGACAACATTTACTCTCCTACTTTGCCTGTATTCAGTCAGAG GTAACTACTGTGAGGTGAATCTTTGCCACAATGGAGGAACATGTGTGACCGGGGTGGGAGAGGATCCATTCATCTGTATCTGTACAGATGGCTTCGGCGGAGACACCTGCAACCTGACGGAGACAG GACCCTGCAATCCTAACCCCTGCAAGAACGACGGGTCGTGCGAGATCATCGCTCCAACCAGACGAGGAGACGTCTTCAATGAGTACATATGCAAGTGCCAGCCCGGCTTCGAGGGAGCGCACTGCCAGATCA atgtgaATGACTGTGCCGATCAGCCCTGTAAGAATGGAGGCAAATGTCGAGATCTTGATGGAGACTACACCTGCCAGTGCCCTTCACCGTATGTTGGAAAGCAGTGTCAGCTAC GTTGCATTTCTCTGctggggatggagggaggatcAATCGTGGAGTCCCAGATTACAGCATCCTCTGTGCACTACGGCGTTCTGGGCCTGCAGCGTTGGGGACCGGAGTTGGCTCGACTCAACAACCAGGGCATCGTCAACGCCTGGACGTCAGCCACCCACGACAGGAACCCCTGGATCGAG attGACATGCAGAAGAAGATGCGTCTGACGGGCATCATCACTCAGGGTGCCAGTCGCATGGGCACGGCCGAGTACATCAAGGCCTTCAAGGTGGCGAGCAGCTTTGATGGAGACGCTTATACCACTTACAGAGTGGAAGGCCAACGGAGGGACAGG GTTTTCGTGGGCAACACCGACAACGACAGCACGAAGACCAACCTTTTTGACCCTCCTATCGTGGCCCAGTACATCCGCATCATCCCTGTGGTCTGTCGCAGGGCCTGCACGCTGCGCATGGAGCTGGTGGGCTGTGAACTCAATG TTTATTCAAACACGGCAGGTTGCTCAGAGGCTCTGGGAATGAAGTCTCGGCTAATCTCAGACGGGCAGCTTTCAGCCTCCAGCTCGTTCCGCACGTGGGGCATCGATACCTTCACGTGGTATCCTCAGTTTGCCCGCCTGGATAAGCAGGGAAAGACAAACGCCTGGTCTCCTGCCCACAACAACCGCTCAGAGTGGATCCAG GTCGATCTAGAGAAGACAAAACGCCTCACAGGCATCATCACTCAGGGTGCCAAGGACTTTGGGGTGGTACAGTTTGTGTCGGTGTTTAAAGTTGCTTACAGTAACGATGGCGATACATGGAGCgtggtgaaggaggagagcaCCGGCAATGATAAG CTTTTCCAAGGCAACACTGACAACAACATCCATAAGAAGAATCTGTTTGAGCCTCCATTCTACGCCCGTTATGTCAGAGTCATCCCCTGGGAGTGGCACGAGCGCATCACCCTACGCATGGAGCTGCTGGGCTGCGATGACTAG
- the LOC139199092 gene encoding lactadherin-like isoform X2, with the protein MKRPGNVIPAIVTTFTLLLCLYSVRGNYCEVNLCHNGGTCVTGVGEDPFICICTDGFGGDTCNLTETGPCNPNPCKNDGSCEIIAPTRRGDVFNEYICKCQPGFEGAHCQINVNDCADQPCKNGGKCRDLDGDYTCQCPSPYVGKQCQLRCISLLGMEGGSIVESQITASSVHYGVLGLQRWGPELARLNNQGIVNAWTSATHDRNPWIEIDMQKKMRLTGIITQGASRMGTAEYIKAFKVASSFDGDAYTTYRVEGQRRDRVFVGNTDNDSTKTNLFDPPIVAQYIRIIPVVCRRACTLRMELVGCELNGCSEALGMKSRLISDGQLSASSSFRTWGIDTFTWYPQFARLDKQGKTNAWSPAHNNRSEWIQVDLEKTKRLTGIITQGAKDFGVVQFVSVFKVAYSNDGDTWSVVKEESTGNDKLFQGNTDNNIHKKNLFEPPFYARYVRVIPWEWHERITLRMELLGCDD; encoded by the exons ATGAAACGTCCCGGAAATGTAATACCAGCGATTGTGACAACATTTACTCTCCTACTTTGCCTGTATTCAGTCAGAG GTAACTACTGTGAGGTGAATCTTTGCCACAATGGAGGAACATGTGTGACCGGGGTGGGAGAGGATCCATTCATCTGTATCTGTACAGATGGCTTCGGCGGAGACACCTGCAACCTGACGGAGACAG GACCCTGCAATCCTAACCCCTGCAAGAACGACGGGTCGTGCGAGATCATCGCTCCAACCAGACGAGGAGACGTCTTCAATGAGTACATATGCAAGTGCCAGCCCGGCTTCGAGGGAGCGCACTGCCAGATCA atgtgaATGACTGTGCCGATCAGCCCTGTAAGAATGGAGGCAAATGTCGAGATCTTGATGGAGACTACACCTGCCAGTGCCCTTCACCGTATGTTGGAAAGCAGTGTCAGCTAC GTTGCATTTCTCTGctggggatggagggaggatcAATCGTGGAGTCCCAGATTACAGCATCCTCTGTGCACTACGGCGTTCTGGGCCTGCAGCGTTGGGGACCGGAGTTGGCTCGACTCAACAACCAGGGCATCGTCAACGCCTGGACGTCAGCCACCCACGACAGGAACCCCTGGATCGAG attGACATGCAGAAGAAGATGCGTCTGACGGGCATCATCACTCAGGGTGCCAGTCGCATGGGCACGGCCGAGTACATCAAGGCCTTCAAGGTGGCGAGCAGCTTTGATGGAGACGCTTATACCACTTACAGAGTGGAAGGCCAACGGAGGGACAGG GTTTTCGTGGGCAACACCGACAACGACAGCACGAAGACCAACCTTTTTGACCCTCCTATCGTGGCCCAGTACATCCGCATCATCCCTGTGGTCTGTCGCAGGGCCTGCACGCTGCGCATGGAGCTGGTGGGCTGTGAACTCAATG GTTGCTCAGAGGCTCTGGGAATGAAGTCTCGGCTAATCTCAGACGGGCAGCTTTCAGCCTCCAGCTCGTTCCGCACGTGGGGCATCGATACCTTCACGTGGTATCCTCAGTTTGCCCGCCTGGATAAGCAGGGAAAGACAAACGCCTGGTCTCCTGCCCACAACAACCGCTCAGAGTGGATCCAG GTCGATCTAGAGAAGACAAAACGCCTCACAGGCATCATCACTCAGGGTGCCAAGGACTTTGGGGTGGTACAGTTTGTGTCGGTGTTTAAAGTTGCTTACAGTAACGATGGCGATACATGGAGCgtggtgaaggaggagagcaCCGGCAATGATAAG CTTTTCCAAGGCAACACTGACAACAACATCCATAAGAAGAATCTGTTTGAGCCTCCATTCTACGCCCGTTATGTCAGAGTCATCCCCTGGGAGTGGCACGAGCGCATCACCCTACGCATGGAGCTGCTGGGCTGCGATGACTAG